In Lachnospiraceae bacterium, one DNA window encodes the following:
- a CDS encoding phage holin family protein, with product MDFGIGSVTAITAICYLGGMACKATTKVKDEVIPVVCGVTGGILGVAGMYLMPEFPATDVINAAAIGIVSGLAATGAHQVIKQVGKM from the coding sequence ATGGATTTTGGAATTGGAAGCGTAACAGCAATCACAGCAATTTGTTACCTGGGCGGCATGGCTTGTAAGGCAACCACTAAGGTCAAGGATGAGGTTATCCCGGTAGTATGCGGAGTGACCGGCGGCATCCTGGGAGTAGCAGGTATGTACCTTATGCCAGAGTTTCCAGCTACAGATGTGATCAACGCTGCAGCTATTGGCATTGTATCCGGGCTGGCAGCAACCGGAGCACACCAGGTCATCAAACAGGTTGGAAAGATGTAG
- the citD gene encoding citrate lyase acyl carrier protein has product MEIKKPAMAGTLESSDCQVTVEPGNGSVEFSLESAVINQYGNQIRKVVLQTLENLDVKDVKISVVDKGALDCTIKARVEGAVFRSVDQIEDIPWGGAIR; this is encoded by the coding sequence ATGGAGATCAAGAAACCGGCCATGGCAGGAACTCTGGAATCCAGTGACTGTCAGGTAACCGTAGAACCGGGAAATGGTTCTGTGGAATTTAGCCTGGAAAGTGCTGTCATCAATCAGTATGGCAACCAGATCCGCAAGGTAGTCCTTCAGACACTGGAGAACTTGGATGTAAAGGATGTAAAAATCTCAGTGGTGGATAAGGGCGCTTTAGACTGCACCATTAAGGCAAGAGTTGAAGGTGCGGTATTCCGTTCTGTAGACCAGATCGAGGACATTCCGTGGGGAGGTGCAATAAGATGA
- the citF gene encoding citrate lyase subunit alpha: MINAVGRDIPEEILEMTGKEVFQGNHYRDGYVYKKDGPYTKCVVNNTQSKLVANIHDVLVKCGVKDGMTLGFHHHFREGDYIVNMVMEEVHKMGIKDITICASSLGKAHDPIVPYIEDGTITNIQSSGVRGKIGEAISAGKLKGLAIMRSHGGRVRAIESGETRIDIAFIGTPTCDDYGNCRGIGGKSDCGVLSYAMVDGDYADKVVAITDCLVPFPNFPAHISMTKVDYVVVVDAIGDPKKIATGAAKPTTDMRKLMMADYCTQFVVNSPYFKDGFSYQTGVGGASIASTISLSKIMKEKNIRMRFGVGGLTKPMCDLLINNQVDCLLDTQDFDLAAVESVKNLKHFRISAGEYADPFNKGAVVNKLDFVILAALEVDVNFNCNVVVGSDGVITGAQGGHPDTAAGAKCTIVIAPLLQGRIPAICSEVTTVTTPGESIDVVITDYGIAINPRRQDLIEAMKGVDLPFKTIEELRDIAYSIVGEPEKVKFGDRVVGIIEARDGTIMDVVRQIKPYAFADEK, from the coding sequence ATGATAAACGCAGTAGGAAGAGATATACCGGAAGAGATCCTGGAGATGACCGGTAAAGAGGTATTCCAGGGAAATCATTACAGGGACGGATATGTGTACAAAAAGGACGGCCCGTATACAAAGTGTGTAGTCAACAATACACAGAGCAAGCTGGTTGCAAACATCCATGATGTGCTGGTAAAATGCGGCGTCAAAGACGGTATGACCTTAGGCTTCCATCACCATTTCCGTGAAGGTGACTATATCGTAAATATGGTCATGGAAGAAGTACATAAGATGGGTATCAAGGATATCACCATCTGTGCCAGCTCCCTTGGCAAGGCACATGATCCCATCGTTCCTTACATCGAAGACGGCACCATCACCAACATCCAGTCTTCCGGTGTACGTGGCAAGATCGGTGAAGCCATTTCCGCAGGTAAATTAAAGGGACTTGCTATCATGCGTTCCCATGGCGGCCGTGTAAGAGCCATTGAAAGCGGCGAGACCAGGATCGATATCGCATTTATCGGAACACCTACCTGTGACGATTACGGCAACTGCCGTGGTATCGGCGGCAAGAGTGACTGTGGCGTGCTTTCTTACGCTATGGTAGATGGTGACTATGCAGATAAGGTAGTAGCGATCACAGACTGTCTGGTACCGTTCCCTAACTTCCCGGCCCATATCTCCATGACAAAGGTTGACTATGTAGTAGTGGTAGATGCTATCGGTGATCCGAAGAAGATCGCTACCGGCGCAGCAAAGCCAACTACGGATATGAGAAAGCTGATGATGGCTGATTACTGTACCCAGTTCGTAGTAAACAGCCCATATTTCAAGGATGGCTTCTCTTACCAGACCGGTGTAGGCGGTGCATCTATCGCATCCACCATCTCCCTGTCTAAGATCATGAAGGAGAAGAATATCCGCATGCGTTTCGGCGTAGGCGGCCTGACCAAGCCAATGTGTGACCTGCTGATCAACAACCAGGTAGACTGCCTGTTAGATACACAGGACTTTGACCTGGCAGCAGTAGAGTCTGTAAAGAACTTAAAGCATTTCCGTATTTCTGCCGGTGAGTATGCAGACCCGTTTAACAAGGGCGCTGTAGTAAATAAGCTGGATTTCGTTATCCTTGCGGCACTGGAAGTAGACGTAAACTTTAACTGTAACGTGGTTGTAGGCTCTGACGGTGTGATCACCGGTGCCCAGGGCGGACATCCTGATACAGCAGCAGGAGCTAAGTGTACCATCGTTATCGCACCACTGCTTCAGGGAAGAATTCCTGCAATCTGCAGCGAAGTTACCACTGTAACCACTCCGGGAGAGAGCATTGACGTAGTTATCACTGATTACGGTATTGCCATCAATCCAAGAAGACAGGATCTGATCGAGGCAATGAAGGGCGTAGACCTGCCATTTAAGACCATTGAAGAACTGCGTGACATCGCATACTCTATCGTAGGCGAGCCGGAGAAGGTTAAGTTTGGAGACAGAGTAGTAGGTATCATTGAAGCCCGTGATGGCACGATCATGGACGTTGTACGCCAGATCAAGCCATATGCATTCGCTGATGAGAAATAG
- a CDS encoding glycoside hydrolase family protein: MKISDNGLNLIKKFEGCRLTAYQDAVGVWTIGYGTTNADKAITGTTICQGLKISQATADDWLRQSVDRKYGPKVDKYSAYNWNQNEFDALVSFAYNIGSIDGLTAKGSRSKEEIADKILAYNRAGGKVLSGLTRRRQEERKLFITPAKKEGWVKEDDHWRFYDNSGNYVRNDWHQDGEKWYWFNGAGFMAHDVWYQYKGSWYYLGSDGAMLKGLQTIKGKWYYLDQDGRMATEPVILTPDQDGALHYPGLAK, encoded by the coding sequence ATGAAAATATCAGATAACGGATTAAACCTCATAAAAAAGTTTGAAGGCTGCCGACTGACCGCCTACCAGGATGCAGTAGGTGTCTGGACTATCGGCTATGGCACCACTAACGCAGATAAAGCCATTACCGGCACAACCATCTGTCAGGGCTTGAAAATCAGTCAGGCTACAGCAGATGACTGGTTAAGACAGTCTGTAGATAGAAAGTATGGTCCAAAGGTGGATAAGTATAGTGCTTACAACTGGAATCAGAACGAATTTGATGCTCTTGTAAGTTTTGCGTACAATATCGGTTCTATTGACGGATTGACCGCAAAGGGATCCCGCTCAAAAGAGGAAATCGCTGACAAAATCCTGGCATATAACAGAGCTGGAGGAAAGGTTCTGTCCGGTCTTACCAGAAGACGCCAGGAAGAACGAAAACTCTTTATTACTCCGGCAAAAAAAGAAGGTTGGGTAAAAGAGGATGATCACTGGCGTTTTTATGATAATTCTGGAAATTATGTTAGAAACGACTGGCACCAAGACGGTGAAAAATGGTACTGGTTTAACGGCGCCGGTTTCATGGCCCATGACGTCTGGTATCAATACAAAGGTTCCTGGTACTACCTCGGCTCTGACGGTGCCATGCTAAAAGGCCTTCAGACAATCAAAGGCAAGTGGTACTACCTGGATCAGGACGGTCGCATGGCAACTGAACCAGTTATCCTTACTCCTGATCAGGACGGCGCCCTACATTATCCGGGGCTTGCAAAATAA
- a CDS encoding aldolase/citrate lyase family protein — protein sequence MINANKKRLRRTMMFLNAQKPGLIKDPYIYKPDSIMLDLEDAVAENQKDAARFSLYHALKEINYRGCERVVRINGLDTPYWEEDIHCAVAGGCDAIRIPKTESALDVQRVETVVEECEKQYGIPEGHTLIMAAIESARGVMKALDICEASERMFGIALSGGDYTKDLQTHITGTGLELMGARQNMIIAARAAGVQCFDTVYTNLDDMDGFRRDVETIHLMGFDGKSIINPRQINIVHEIFTPTQKDIIFAEKVVKEIDEKKKLGIGVFTVDGKMIDIAFYDGAKRTIELAKASGVYKGDL from the coding sequence ATGATCAATGCAAATAAGAAGCGCTTAAGAAGGACCATGATGTTCTTAAATGCACAGAAACCAGGTCTGATCAAGGATCCATATATTTATAAACCAGACTCCATTATGCTGGATCTGGAGGATGCTGTTGCTGAAAACCAGAAGGATGCAGCACGTTTTTCCTTATATCATGCATTAAAAGAGATCAACTACAGAGGCTGCGAGAGAGTAGTCCGCATCAATGGCCTTGACACCCCTTACTGGGAAGAGGATATCCACTGTGCAGTAGCAGGCGGCTGCGATGCCATCCGTATCCCCAAGACAGAAAGCGCACTGGATGTACAGAGAGTGGAGACCGTTGTAGAAGAATGCGAAAAGCAGTACGGCATTCCGGAAGGCCATACACTGATCATGGCAGCCATCGAGTCTGCAAGAGGTGTTATGAAGGCCCTGGATATCTGCGAAGCATCTGAGAGGATGTTTGGCATCGCTCTTTCCGGCGGTGACTATACAAAGGATTTACAGACCCACATTACAGGTACAGGCCTGGAACTGATGGGTGCCCGCCAGAACATGATCATCGCAGCCCGTGCGGCAGGTGTACAGTGCTTTGATACTGTATACACCAACCTGGATGACATGGACGGCTTCCGCAGGGACGTAGAGACCATCCATTTAATGGGATTTGACGGAAAATCCATTATCAACCCACGTCAGATCAATATCGTACATGAGATCTTCACACCAACCCAGAAGGATATCATTTTTGCTGAGAAAGTAGTTAAGGAGATCGATGAAAAGAAGAAACTGGGTATCGGCGTATTCACTGTAGACGGCAAGATGATCGATATCGCATTCTATGACGGCGCAAAGAGGACCATCGAGCTTGCCAAGGCATCAGGCGTATATAAGGGGGATCTGTAA
- a CDS encoding CD1375 family protein — MASYMAKVYANLIRNGKKKIEEVPEKIRAEVEELLNA, encoded by the coding sequence ATGGCAAGCTACATGGCAAAAGTATATGCAAATCTGATTCGTAATGGAAAGAAAAAAATCGAAGAGGTACCAGAGAAAATCAGAGCGGAAGTCGAGGAATTATTAAATGCTTAG
- a CDS encoding CD1375 family protein, whose product MLRLLLFLLLRKEVETMAIIYATLIIKGKKTYAQVPEKIKPQVKQVLIDLECEDLITEE is encoded by the coding sequence ATGCTTAGACTGCTGCTCTTTTTATTACTGAGGAAGGAGGTGGAGACTATGGCAATCATCTATGCAACCCTTATTATTAAGGGAAAGAAAACCTACGCACAGGTACCAGAAAAGATCAAGCCTCAGGTAAAGCAGGTCTTGATCGACCTGGAGTGCGAGGATCTGATCACGGAGGAGTAA